GAGCTGAAAATAGCATCAGATATCGATGATGAAGATGAATTGAAGCCAGTAGATAGAAAGAGTCATGCATTGTTCGATGACTTCTAAAAAGGACATTCAAATAAACTAACATCGCAGATTGTTGCAGATCTACTTTAGAATAGTgctaatgaaataaaattgctatcaattaattattatttattattacaggGGCAGTTGCACTCTAGATGGGCAGGTTTGCCTCTCCGACAGCGACTCTGTTGGCAGTGTTCAGGACAGGCGAACACCTCTTCACCTTGCCTTGCCTTTTCTCGGTTCCTTGACCTCCggcgccttctcaaactccttcgctgtTGATGTCCACCCGTTCTCACGATGACGTTGCAGCTGACGGCACAACCTCCTCAGACGCTTCTCCTCGCTGAAGTCACAGCAGTGTGGGCAACACATATAGAATTGCACTTGGAtattgtctccgcagatgcaaaagcaaacttcttccttGGTGCTAAAACTGAATGCGTTCTCTTTGCAGCGTACCGAATACATTTAGTGAAACAGTCAGGGTCATTCACTCTCTGGTCCGTAATCCAATATTGATCGTCACTTGTTGGCGGAGTTTCTACCTgcatttctcgtttttcagacctgccaagtCGAGCTTCAGTTGATGTTGAGCTCCCCGGTACCTTTACTGGAACCGAACCTTAAGGctgagaagaaatgagcggtgGTCGAAATCGAATGCTACGtgccaaacagctctagatatTAGTATATCTGACAAAGGTATATTCTTCGTCAGAACGAAATCGAattgaagcttaagagtcggcCTCTTCCGCTTTTGCTGCTCTTCTGACTTTAATGGGGTTGTCCCTTGCCATGCAAGCTGAtagcgtcgatgattcctctcaaGCGTGGATGCAATGGTGAGATTCGCCTGCTCGCAAAGGTCCATGAGACGATTTCCGTTATCTGATGTCTGCTCCATGTgatagaaccattttccaagcCCATCGGATTGTTGCTcaagtcccatctttgcattcgcatcaattccgacaattACCGCCTTCTGGCTTggtatcttggatatcaacttattgagttcatcataaaacgcgTCCTCGTTCTGGTCTGTGGTCTTCCggggtttccgtaggtgcatgAGCATTTAAGGTCCAGACTTGGAGTcttctgcgatcccgcaatcgtacaaagctgcatcttgacgacgttgatCGAAATACCTCCAGCAGATTGTTATAATCGTTCCTAACACCCATTGCACAGCCTCCTAcattcctttcatcagcatcgccgcagtaaaGAGTGTGATTCTCGAAATCGATGAGAGGGCGATCCCTGATGCGTGCTTCATCCAATGCACAAACGGTGCATGAAGATATCGTAGAAATCTGGATAGAgtggcttgttggagttcacttgacagTAACCGGCAGTTCAATGTAAGGAGACGGATGTTTTTCGCGAAAGATCCCATGTTTCCTTCAGGCACTCGACCTTTCAGGGTATGGGCTCTGGCATGGTGTTGGACGACACACTTTTtttgcacctttttgcaatttatAGGAAGTTTTTgacatataacagtgcaggttatatagctcgtatgTTCCCAATGCGCATGCAGAAGCcgctgattgcgtttagtgaaagcagggccaccacctgcaggtaacaatcagacttgtatacgcggccctAGGATTTCGgataatcatgctatataataaagGTCTTAGTCTGCCAAGGTGCCTGTGGGTAGGTGACCCAAATCGGTCCGCTAGCGCCAGAAAGCGATGAAATGGGCTGAGAAAGGTCCCAAAGCGTCTATTTGTCTACCGGCATCACAAAACGTTGAGACGGATTCCACGACACGGGATTGGTGCGACAACGTCAGGAAGTGGGCTCAACAGGATTATTTTGCGCCAACACCACGCAGTAATTACAGGAGATAGTgaaattattacaaaaaaaccccaacggaatcttccatcaacgcgtgtgtttctttttttaaaaaaaaaagtacgggAGAAgattctattaaaaaaatatggcaAAAATTTAGAGGAAAATCAGTTATTCaatgtaataatttttttaagcttGTATTCATGACTGATGGTAAGCGAAGCTAGCCCCGcaagaagtctgaagtctaaggacgttcagactggttagtTATAACCGAGTATAACAATTGTCATTGCAACAAAGAGATTTAAtcgatttatcgatttttgtgTCAatcagaaacaacaaaaaacactaCGCTTGCTGAAGAAAGACTAAgatacaaagaaaataataacaatgaccCAAATATTaagtagaaaatagagaaagtaaaaaatattggaaagaaAGAGTGGGAGAAAAGAGCGGGAGAGGAAAGCTAAAAGACCGACAGACACATAAGGAGTTAAAGCGGTACGTGGGCcaacaatttctggaaaaattaggTTCATCATGAATACATTAGATCATTTTCTATCACCGGTTAGTGTAGAGTACAGGTCACAGTAGTCAATCAATATATCGATCAACGATAGTAAGTAAGACGAGAGTGTTAAAAATGACTGCTAGAAACTCCTCAGATCCATAGTAATTCGTAAATACACCTCATACTCAAAGGTTGATCGACAAATTACAGCAGTGTTTGAAAGTCGAATTATCGATTATTGGATGTTATGGATTCCATAATCGCTTTTGTAACGAACGGATGGCCCatgttttctttattagagaagaggaaaatcaATCCGTTGATCATCCAACGTTGGTGTTGGCggataaaaaatttttcaccCATGGGCCACCACGCATTGCATGAAATCATGCAATTACTATATAAATGTTTAGTAAAATTCTCCTTACGGACCAGCCAAGTCCCAcctaagaaaaatcaataagcaTAATACAAGAATGTATCACAATTGGTTCCCAATTCCTTGAGTTGGTAAAAATCCACCAACGCTTGCTTGTCTGGATAACACTGGTGAGTGAGAAGTAGGCGTGACTGACGAGAGAGAGTGTGGTGATAAGAGACGCGCAGACGTTGGAAGAAACGCAGACTTTTCACCGGACGACAACGACGGTACTGAAAATCGATAATTGATTGGGAATGGGAGGAAAGATAAGATGGGGAAATGTGTTCGACTAGTCTTTACTTCGCGATTTTTCGCGTCATGACGACGACAGCTACcgcaaaataaagaaaagagcgTGGCACGCGTGGAAAAATTGCGATTGTGGAAAGGAGCGGAAAAAAGCAGTCcttcaatattttaaaatttcccaCATAAtacatttttggaaaaaaaattttgctctGGTAGCAAGTCAGTTGCTACCTGAGAATTGTTCTACGGAAGAAAgttattgaaaaaatagagtATGTGCAGTCAACTCACCTTCTAGACTTCCGCCAACCGTATTGAGCAGCTGGCGAACATCGCCCGCCGTCGCCGACTGCGGCGAAGTATGACCGAAATTTGCCGGGACGGGCGATATTGACGGTGTCAATGAGAGTTGAGCGATAGGCACTGAAATGTCCACCGGGGAACCATCCGGGCGTACATGCGTCCGCAAATGACGAGTGATCATATCGCGACGACTCTGAAATGAGTAGATCGATGATTTATTGATTGTCTAGGTGATTTCCGAGTTAAAGCGACTTGCCGCTGCGTATTGGCATAATGGACATTGGTAAGGTTTTTCTCCCGTGTGTGTCCGTTGATGTGTGCTGAGGTGGTCCGAACGCGAGAACACTTGCCCGCATAGTTGACAACTGTAGGGCTTCAGACCGGTGTGCAATCGCATATGCCTGGAGAGATGGACAACTAGCACAGGACAACTACCACTAGCAAAGTACACAAATCTACATGGAAGAAATCGGAatttttactgttattatgtaattatttttatcagaAACTGAATTTTTCTGTGTTGCAGTAGAAGGATCGATCGATAACTATTTTTTCGCAACAAACCTTGTTAGCATATCGCTCCGTCCGAAGCTCTTGTTACAAATGTTGCACTTATGCGATTTCGCGCCATCGGCCTCAGCCAAAGCAGATGCAGAGCTGAAAATCGATACGATCGATTGCTGATGATCAGTAAAATGATCAGTAAAAATGATCCACGCGTGATCCGTGTCACTAACGGCAAACCTACCGATCCCGATGACGAGAAGCGATGTGCTTTGCTAGACGATCGTGTAAGGCGAATGCCTGAAAGGAGgaaattattgattacttCGCACGATCAATCCGATCATAACCGCTCCATTGCTCCGCCCACATGTATTCTTACCTGGCCACATGTAGCGCAGACAAACGGTCCCGTTGTAAGATTTCGGCTCACGTCCGACTCCGATCGACTTCGCCTCCATAGGGTCGCACCTTTGACAGGACCTGCACCAAGTCCTGCACCGGTGATGTCTACCGTACTCTGTCGCAACAGTGGTGAGCGTGGAAGGTGATCAGTGGGCGGGGCGAGCAGTTGTGGATTTGGGACCTAAAGAATGGCTTCGGATTTGCGATTTCATTAGTGCTTAGGATCACTAACGAACCTGAAGAAGTCCGCTGTTCATCGCATTGTTGTACATGTTTACCGCTTGTAGCGCCACAATTTGTCGTTCCATCCACATTTGGATTTGACTTTGACCGCCAAGCGCTTGTCGCATGGCATTTTCTAACTGAAgcagatgaaaataaaatacgaaTTCAAATTATAGCCTTTGATTATAGTTTCTCGTCGATCAAcataaatttttgattttgattgagATTTGAGAGTGAAAAACTTggggaaaaaatagagaaaggaAAACTCGTACATTTTCGTTTGTATTCTCATGTTGTGGTGACGGTGGCGGTTCTTCGATCGTAGGTTGCCTTGAAGCCAATCTACTCACACTACGTAAATCTGAGTCATCTATTTCggattcctgaaaaatttccaacgtAGTAACACATAACGTGTCGTGTACTATGTATGTTGTATTTTGCTTTATTATTTACGTAACTAGTAGCTtgatttgttcttcttttgaacTTTCTTCTATTTGCTTCCACTTTCCTAGCAGGGATCGGTCTaatgcgttctaacgtgcagTTCCTATGCGCACTTCCTTGGATATTTAGTTTGAACCTTCTCTACACTGTTGTTATTCCCCTTTACTTCTTTATCTGGCATCTATAATATTAGTGCTTCCTTTTCTACTCACCGGTTGAGTGGGGTGAGCCAGTATACCCGCTTGCCGAACTGCCGATGTTGTACCTATTAATTTTATGAGGGCATCTTGCTGGCTGATGTGATTGGAAGCTACTAATTTTTAATACTAATAGCCTATCTgcactttcttattttccaagaATCTTAATCCTCACCCTATCgagtttatgtgctttttgaaattactaaattgtcccctgctttactgttcgcgtgacttatccctgcttattctcattctactcttctcATTGttagattttctattgtttatttgtattcattccttgcctcatactctgggcacgcctttgagcgtaataaataaataaataaataaaataaaataaacttcagtagaaaaaagaaaattgatacAACAACGGTGTGCACAGTAGTGACAGGTACCAATATGTACCTGGAcccaaaaaaagtcaaaattaacgcaacacgaaaaaaaagggcaagaaaaaattgtgccTGTTGCCGATCAAAGCAAATTTCCTCTACTGTTTGTATAATTTCTAGgagcaaaaagaataaataaatataataaaataataacttaTCAGAGTCAAGTGGAATTGGATGAATACGCATCCGAACACTGCGTAGCCCCGTATGTTTCACGCACAAATACCGTGGCGCAGTTAATTACACATATGTAGATGtggaaatagaaattaaaggaCAAACATACTGTAGCGCTCGGCGGCGGACTGCTACTACTTCGATGTTTTGACGCTAGTCGTTCCTCTTGTTCTTCTTGATACTTCTGTAGAAGTCGCTTTTTATATTGTCCTGTTGACGAGAGGCGTCTAGATGTCGCTGCAGGAACCTACGAATACGGTACGTCACGAGAAGTGTCTATATTGTCTTTCTagccttttttcaaaattacaatAGTCTTACAGAGATTGTCGATTGCAGCGATGTGTCCATACGTTCTTCTTTTGGTGACATATCGCTGTCTGATCGACTTCGCTCTCtaaacatagttttttttctccatttttcaaagattaattttttttccagcagcCTCGGTTCGAGCGGCGACCACTCCACCCACCGTGATTCAGGATCTAATGTATGCGTTTCTGGTACCATGAGGTTGTGGTGGCGGCCTGACATCGAACTGCTGCTTCGTATTTGATCAAAACTGTAACATTTCCGTAGAGGACCTCACCACCTCGCCTCTCTAAAACTTCAAAGGTACAGTACCTAAAATGGTTGAAACTGCGCGTCAACGGGTTCGGCGATAAGTTCGGTGATCGTGCGTAGGTGGAGTACGGTGTCTCTGGGTCCTCACAGTCCGAGAACGGTGAGTACGGTGCGGGAGAGAGCATCATCCCGGGAGACAACAGCTCTTTGCTGCACACATCCGATCCGCCATCGTCGAGATCGAAGCTGAATCAATCGATATTGTTTTTGTCGGAATTTTGTAGAATTAGTTCGGAATTTTGTAGAATTAGTATGTAGAATGTTGTAGAATAATCATGAAACAAGCAGGTAAGCACTAAATGATCAGgtgaggaaattttccatgCAAAAGGCATCCGTAGATCTGACTGACAAATGAGTTCCACTAC
The Necator americanus strain Aroian chromosome I, whole genome shotgun sequence genome window above contains:
- a CDS encoding hypothetical protein (NECATOR_CHRI.G278.T1), with the protein product MITRHLRTHVRPDGSPVDISVPIAQLSLTPSISPVPANFGHTSPQSATAGDVRQLLNTVGGSLEVPSLSSGEKSAFLPTSARLLSPHSLSSVTPTSHSPVLSRQASISTISSCTVCALDEARIRDRPLIDFENHTLYCGDADERNVGGCAMGVRNDYNNLLEIPSQKAVIVGIDANAKMGLEQQSDGLGKWFYHMEQTSDNGNRLMDLCEQANLTIASTLERNHRRYQLAWQGTTPLKSEEQQKRKRPTLKLQFDFVLTKNIPLSDILISRAVWHVAFDFDHRSFLLSLKVETPPTSDDQYWITDQRVNDPDCFTKCIREEKRLRRLCRQLQRHRENGWTSTAKEFEKAPEVKEPRKGKAR
- a CDS encoding hypothetical protein (NECATOR_CHRI.G278.T3) — protein: MHLRKPRKTTDQNEDAFYDELNKLISKIPSQKAVIVGIDANAKMGLEQQSDGLGKWFYHMEQTSDNGNRLMDLCEQANLTIASTLERNHRRYQLAWQGTTPLKSEEQQKRKRPTLKLQFDFVLTKNIPLSDILISRAVWHVAFDFDHRSFLLSLKVETPPTSDDQYWITDQRVNDPDCFTKCIREEKRLRRLCRQLQRHRENGWTSTAKEFEKAPEVKEPRKGKAR
- a CDS encoding hypothetical protein (NECATOR_CHRI.G278.T4), producing the protein MSNNQVNVENFHATAAVPGPSLINRPPALVIPGIYEPNKQRYDGTRRMLKSPPLICEQGPSAPSSPTSPRPRRPFPLTEDAMHRINLLSSGYDYGKLSPMSTYATSDLGSSPRSSISVASANLSPWINFRENHKNSFDLDDGGSDVCSKELLSPGMMLSPAPYSPFSDCEDPETPYSTYARSPNLSPNPLTRSFNHFSFDQIRSSSSMSGRHHNLMVPETHTLDPESRERSRSDSDMSPKEERMDTSLQSTISVPAATSRRLSSTGQYKKRLLQKYQEEQEERLASKHRSSSSPPPSATESEIDDSDLRSVSRLASRQPTIEEPPPSPQHENTNENLENAMRQALGGQSQIQMWMERQIVALQAVNMYNNAMNSGLLQVPNPQLLAPPTDHLPRSPLLRQSTVDITGAGLGAGPVKGATLWRRSRSESDVSRNLTTGPFVCATCGQAFALHDRLAKHIASRHRDRSASALAEADGAKSHKCNICNKSFGRSDMLTRHMRLHTGLKPYSCQLCGQVFSRSDHLSTHQRTHTGEKPYQCPLCQYAASRRDMITRHLRTHVRPDGSPVDISVPIAQLSLTPSISPVPANFGHTSPQSATAGDVRQLLNTVGGSLEVPSLSSGEKSAFLPTSARLLSPHSLSSVTPTSHSPVLSRQASVGGFLPTQGIGNQL
- a CDS encoding hypothetical protein (NECATOR_CHRI.G278.T2) is translated as MSNNQVNVENFHATAAVPGPSLINRPPALVIPGIYEPNKQRYDGTRRMLKSPPLICEQGPSAPSSPTSPRPRRPFPLTEDAMHRINLLSSGYDYGKLSPMSTYATSDLGSSPRSSISVASANLSPWINFRENHKNSFDLDDGGSDVCSKELLSPGMMLSPAPYSPFSDCEDPETPYSTYARSPNLSPNPLTRSFNHFSFDQIRSSSSMSGRHHNLMVPETHTLDPESRERSRSDSDMSPKEERMDTSLQSTISVPAATSRRLSSTGQYKKRLLQKYQEEQEERLASKHRSSSSPPPSATESEIDDSDLRSVSRLASRQPTIEEPPPSPQHENTNENLENAMRQALGGQSQIQMWMERQIVALQAVNMYNNAMNSGLLQVPNPQLLAPPTDHLPRSPLLRQSTVDITGAGLGAGPVKGATLWRRSRSESDVSRNLTTGPFVCATCGQAFALHDRLAKHIASRHRDRSASALAEADGAKSHKCNICNKSFGRSDMLTRHMRLHTGLKPYSCQLCGQVFSRSDHLSTHQRTHTGEKPYQCPLCQYAAASRFNSEIT